A window of Rhipicephalus microplus isolate Deutch F79 chromosome 8, USDA_Rmic, whole genome shotgun sequence genomic DNA:
CATCTAAGCCCAagttgctgcttctgccaccGCAGTACGGCCGCGACAAAGGCGAACCTACCATACACCTCTCCACAATGGACGGCTCGGTTATCCCGATAGTGTCGTCGGTTTGAATTCTGGGCGTTAGCCTGcaggagaatggcaaaaacgacttaACCATCACACATCTAACCAAAAAAGCTGAGGCAGTCATTCATTTCGCCCGACGCGTCGCCAACAGATACGCAGGACTCACAGAAGAGAGCTTACTTCGCATCTTTTATGCGTTCTTAATGTGCCACGTTCACTACGATGCCTGCGCTCACCCGTGGAGCAAAGGCAATGAAACTAAAGTAGACAACCTCATCCGAAAATGCACGAAACGAGTACTTGCTCTACCCATGTCCACAAGCACGCAGCGCCTGCTAACCCTTGGGGTACATAATATGTTGAAGAAATCACATAAGCACGAAGAATGTCCCAACTCATACGcctgtcttcgacagctgcgggtcaggaactcctctcacacataATTATTCCTATCCTAACTCAAGTCAACGAACCAGAACCGTTACCGCAACACCATCACGCTAAAATCACAGTGCTACCCTTCCTcaggaacatgcacccggtgCACAATCAGACTCGAAGAAGAGCGCGAGCTCAAGCCTTACTAAAAGCGGCGAACCTACACGCGACAGATGTGGTTTTCGTACACAccgctaaatacgtggacaaaccctactttgcagcTGCGGCGGTCGCCCCAGACAGGACAGCTCTTAATGCTTTTACCGTAAAAACACGGAACTCCTGCGAGGTCaaacaagtggccattgcccttgctctagcactccctcagcgtgacacaatatttaccgactctaaacccgctgcactggcataccgcTGCGGTACGATTTGCCAGGCGGCATTAGGAATTCTAGCATCTGTTGAAATTCCTGTAGACAAGCACATCCGCTGGTTCCCGGGTCTtgaagggatcaacgttcaaccaggggtccccaaAGGTAATGAGCTCGCCcataacctcgcgcgtgatcttacgtACCGCGCGAGGTCGTggtccggctcactggccggggacaccaacacgcaccgggagccactCTTATCATATCACGAAATTTGCTCGCGCTATAAGTTAATTAGAAAggaattcccctcacctcactcaACAATAAATAACGCAtaacaattaacgcttcgactgctgcaaacgcacagttaccccagcccctataCCTGCAGCAAAAACCTCCCAGATTTTGGCGTTTgggccagaatgccccaaatgccaaaatccaaggtgcgatttaagtcacatgctgtggcagtgtcccacgctaaacgctagcttcgggtcccctgctaccgaggatgactggatcagccacctcaggagccccgacagggcccttcaacaccaggtcgtccagaaggcccaaaaggtggctggccagctccgactcccagtctcctcatgggcggagccaccgggctggcccccgtaaggggtgcccagtccccttcaggccttttaataaagttgattctctctctctctcacgagATGACGTACCAACATAACGTCACTGCGACGTCAGGATGACGTCACGAATTCTGGTGATTGGTGGCGCCAGACGGTGAAGTCATCACATGATGGCAAGTTTTTCCAGCGCTTGTATTGATGCCGCCGGTGCATACGGTCATTTTGCACGTGATGAAGAGGCATCTAAGGCTCTCGCTTTAAAAACACTCGGGCAGGTTTTCTTACGCCAAGAATCGCTTGAGCCCACTTACAACAAATGGGAAGAACTAGCTAGCTTGCTCGCCAGTTCATTTGCATGCAGTACACATTCAGTCAATGTGAAGCTCAACATGTTTAATTGACGAAAAGGCGGCTCAGTCTTGACACGTTTCATGTGAGTTGCCTTTCAGGGAGTAACAAAACTGCCTGATGACTTCGAATGGATGATCGCCGCATTGGTTGCCGATGCCCACATTGTGAACGTTGTACAGGAGCCACGCCGTGCGTGCACGCAATTCTCCGAAGGTATGTGTCGCGTAGACGAGCTGCGAGTGACAGAATATGAGAGTTTATGTTGGTCGGCTACTTTAACTAACAGAATAGCTCGCAGGTTGATGGTTAAAAACAGACACACATATTACGTATGGTTTTCAGCTACCTGGTTTGCTTTTCCTATGACTCAATGAATGTGCACCAATTTAGTGAAATCAAGACAAACACTGACCGCTGTATATACAGTATCAAACCTCGTCTCTAAACGCTTGATCATAAAGATACTGCGCCAGTTGAACAAGACATCTAACTGGGCTATGCGGTTAACGTAAAAGGAATGCATGTGAGTGCGATCAAGGAAACAATAAAATTATGAAGAATCCATCTTTCAGCTTTTTACGAACTCCTTCTCAACTCTTGCTTTTTTTAGTTGGCACCAGTGTGTATCACTCTGCGCCGGTTTCAGCATTGAACCTTGCAGCGGCGACGTTTGTTTCAAAATAGTGCCGAGAAAGACATCTACGCGCTCGTTTATTTTACTTCACAATGTGTGATGCATCTATGATACATTTGTAAATCTGCAATAGGCATTGTACATGATCAATGTATTTTCGCAGTCAAGTTCACAACTATGCTAACACCACACTCTATGCGGTGAAGGTATGCCTGATATGCTCCGAAAAAATCCTAAGCAGTTTTGGAAAACAGTTAATCTCAATTATACATCAATTGCCATTTTTTGGGACATTACACTACGAGACGAACAAAATGTTTCAATTCCTGAACACTTTACTGCGCAAGTATTGTATGAAACCTTCTGTTCTGTATTCACCATAGACCGGGACGGTGACCTTCCCTATGCTTTTTCTGTATGCAACCCGACACTGCCCAAAATTATATTTCATGTCAATAGAACTTCCAGAATCATCGACTCAATAAAGCTCACTTCATCAATTGGTATAGATCAcattaacacaaaaatattgaagaaCATTAAACTTGTAATAGGTGTGATTTTATCACACattttcagcaatcactctcatcTGGAGTGGTGTCCCAAGAGTGGAAGGTAGGCAAGGTCATTCCAATCCGGAAGAAAGGTAACTCTCACTCACACAAAATTTATCACCTCATTTCGCtcacaagtgtatgctctaaAATAATGGAACACGTAATATATTCCCACATAGTCAATCTCGAAGAAAGGTTACTCGTACTCACGCAAAAGTTATCATCCCATTTCGCtcacaagtgtatgctctaaAATAATGAAACACGTAATATATTGCCACAGAGTCACCTTCCTCGCAACTCttcatttttttcataaaaactaACATGGCTTTCAGAAAAGTGTTTATGTGACACTCAACTAGCTCTCTTTACTAACAATGTTACCCCTAGCATTGATGCAAAGATACCCGTAGATGCACTCTTTTTGGGCTTTGAGAAAGCTTTTTACAAAGTTTCGCATAAACGCATATTCTTAAAACTTTCCTGTCTGAAACATGACCCATTAGTTGTTCTGTGAATTTGCGACTTTTAAACTAATTAGCAGCAGTTATTTTACGCTAATCATCTTTCTTCGTCTTTACACCCCGTTATTTCAGGCGTGCTTCAAGGAACGGTTCTAGGACCTttgctttttctcatatatattaGCGACTTGCCGAGTAATATTTCCTCTAACATCAGACTTTTTGCCGATCAATCTGTCATTTATCGCCCAGTCAACAACACATGGGATGTTCATGTACTCTAAACTGACCTTCATAAAATTGAAATCTGGTGCAAAACATGCTTGATGTTCCTTAACGCAAACAAAACGTCCTTAGCCTCTTTTCATCGCCGCCAGTACTACCCATCTCCCGCATAATTCATCAACAACACTCAAATTTTATGTGTAACTAATTACAAGTATCTAGATGTTCATTTTCATTCTGATTTAACATGGTCTCTTCCCATGACGCACATTACTAACGAAGCAAACCGTGCTCTTGGCTGCCTGCGCCGAAACCTTCTTCTAGTTCCTACTTCTGTCAAACTACTCGCTTATCTGACACTAATTACACCAAAACTTGAATACACATGCGCTGCTTGGGACCCTCATCAGAGTAACAATACTTaaacacttgaaacagtgcaaagccGGGTGGCAAGATTCATCTTTTCAGATTATTCATATCAGTCAAGCGTAACCGAACTTAAATCTCGCGCTAACCTCGTCCCCCTTTCGACACGCCACTGTGTTGCTCGTTTGTGCGTGTTTTTGAAGTTCTATCATGAATCGCTACGCACTCCCATCATCAAGTCAGCCCATCGTCATTCAGATCGCATAAATCACGGGAAAGCTGTTTACTCGCCAAGTGCTCACATCACTGCGCacctttcatcttttttttttgtcaagagcGCACAAGATTCGGATGGCCTTCCTCCTCACGCTGTGTTTAAAAAAACTGGTAAACTATTTAGAGTACCTGGTaatgtactatgggagagcactaggccgtcccGTTACTGGTCACAGTAAAATTGAGACCtgagaagttcactattttttacgcTACGTTGTACATTACTCTAGTATCATCAACTTCATAGCAGCGATGGAACATCTACTCCATTATTCTATTGTAACAGCCCACCCCCTCATGTAAAACCTTAtcattggggcctttgaggtattgcaaataaaaaataaataaataaataaataaaaagaggtACACCGGCGCCTTCAACAAcctactttctttttcttgttagtAGAACGGCACGGTAAGCGTTACGAATACTGACTTAAAATTTTATGCGATAGTGATTGTAACGTAGATTTATCCGGTAACTCTACTTCTGACTTCTCTCCAATCAATCATCTCAATGGCCAGGAGCCGGTCACTCCAGTTCACGCCGCTCTTCCTGTGACAGTCGTTTCAATGCGGCTGTTgccatcatagagtttcctaaaattaactacaggAGGCTCTGGCGCCGCGATCATTCAGCGACGGtggcaatgatgggtagcacccggattcgcctagtcttcgtaaTTGCGGGCAGTGAATGGcgcttgtggcttcatttattccTGGTTTCAATTTTGTTTCGGAGGGAAAAACGGgcccttttgaacttcatgactcGATTTCAAATAGTAAGCCTAaataaataaggtggtgaagggcaaccattgaacatgtgttgatttttgttttgtgagaaaacaactccaagccacaAGAACACACAAGGAGCCAGGAGTAGAAAAATAGACAGATcaatgtactacccatcattcccaagctcactgaagcgccatgcgttgcagttTCTACAGACACTAGCGCccaagttccctctagtgtatatttgggAAACTCAATAATGTGCCATCATCTGCTATTAATATATCACGTGATTGTTGGAATTGTACGTATCAAGACAATCATAATAAGATTACGCTCCCTGTGCCCGAGGGGTCCTGAACTTTCGCCCACCTGTGGCTGTTCGGCATGCACCCAAATTAAAGTACACGGCCTTCAAGTATATTCGCCTCCACCGACAATCCGGCTGCCATATTCTATCTAGCGAACCATCAAGGCCAGCTTGTGTGTACTGAACTTGTATTTACGAAGCTGATAGCCTCGTCAAAGAAAAACACGTTGTGGAACGCCGCCAGCGTGCGTTGACTGAACGCAAAGTAAACTTGGCTGCTAACAGCGTCTCTTGCGGTTGTGGTACCAAATACTCTTCTGGAATGAGCGTACGTTTCCGCTAATCATCAATAATAAACGAATCTTGATTTGAAGTTCTTACTAGTACGTCAAAATAGGCAATACTAGTTAGGCCCATAGTCACTGACTAATACAGTGTTTAAATAAATATGCATATGAACAATAGGGTTATTTTAACAAAGCGCATGTAAAAAGAACACTTTTTGTATCTACAAAACTAATGTTTCATTGCTAAATTTATATTGCAATAGCTTTTCGTACGATTGAAATAAAATCATCAATGAAGgcgctttttcgtgttttaccggAATGTGTTGAACTATCCGTCTAAAAAGGGCAGCGTTCTTTGCTGCGAACGCTATGACATTTTTAACTTATCAAGCCACCGCGTATGTCACACGTTCCGTGTCTCGCAAAAAAGCTTCCACGACTTCCGCTTGTGGCGCACCACTGAAACCACCAAGCACGGCTGGAACCATTACGTGACTAGTTGTGATATGCTTCTGGCGGGACATGTAACGTGGTTAGCGTGAGAACAAGTCGAGTGATTTTAAGTGATCGTGATCACGTTTTTAGTTGTTACTTCATCATGTGAGTGGTTGCCAAGCTTGGCAAGGATAGTGGAGTTCTGCCGGGCAGTTGATAGGCAAGGTCAAGTGACTTCACAGCAAGACTATTTCTTGTCAAGGTGACACGAGGGTTCACCTAGACGAAACAGCGCTGCTGTTAAAAACGGACATCTGTCTGATGAGGCAAGACTTCAGGTCAGAGCTTCATTTTCCTACCTTATTCTTGGAAATGTCATTGCCagaagagagaaaacatttattccgtaaagcttgtgagtgaaggtgggagggtcccttaatGAAACAACCCTCTCGCCTGAACGACCCGCCCGGCTGAATCGACAAGTTGACGATGGTCGACCTGATCCAGCTGAAAGATCGCAGCCTCCTTCTCTTCACTGAGGAGGTTGGGTCTCCATCTGTTGGCGCAGCTTGTAGTTTTAAGGAGCTTACTGTGCACTGTAGAAGGAGGGGCGCCAAAATGACTGCCACATTGCAGTGTAGGCAGATGTAGCTGTTATCAAAGTTCGTTTTGAGCTTCTTTGCACTCACTCCCCTATTGATATTCATTCCTTTCCCGTGCGTTGCAGCTCATATAGTATGGCGGCAGACGCGACAATAGAAAGGAGCCGCGTGTCTCGAGGGAGCATGGGCCACAAGTCACAATCAAAACAGTCTGGCTCTTGACCTTCTTGGGCACGTGAGTTGCAACTACTTCAGTCGCTGTCAGATAGCCTACAATTTTTTCGATGCTGAATCGGACTCCTAAAAGAGCAACCTGCGAATTGTCGCTGGTACTTCGTATCAGTCATCCTCCGCCTTTCTTTCGTACAAATGTTTCCAGTTGCGCTACGCGGAAAGCGGGAGAAGATGATTTAGCGCAACGCAGGTCTGAGACCTCtgacagcgcaaagaaaaaagagagcttCAGGTTGCGCATGCGCATGCTCCGAAGTAGACAATGCCCTGGCTCTTCACCATGCTCTTCTTGTAAGCTGCAATCGCTTCAGTCTATCACTTCAGCCATGCCGCCATATTGAAGTGGCCACAGCACGACGTCGTCATACGCCATCATGTCCAACTTCCTTCACTCACATTAGTACGGGTAAGTATTctctagacaaaaaaaaaaaactgaaccaaAGATGTTAGTGGTAGCACCAGTGCAAAGCTTTGTTATATACCTAAACCAGACAGGCTATAACTCCAGTGGCCTTCAGGAAATATAAAAGGTGAAAAGCGTAGTGTGTCCTttagggtggtgcccctatttcAGGGCCACACTGTTAAGAGTAATGCGTTTACATCTTTGAAAGAGTCGATGTTGATCCACCAGGGCTGGCTTAGACCACTGCGCCTCGAATTAATCCTATGTGCCATTGGTGTCGTGCTCTTCGCGTGCTTTGCACTCTTTCACGTGACGTGAAAGAGTTTTGGAGTGCCTCTACACCACGAGCATACGTCTTTACACGCTGTGGGATAGGTCAGATAGAGAGTGTACTGATTTATATGAGCGTCTGTCTGTAGTCTTAGCGCGGTCAACTCCGCAACGGTGAGCTTGCCATGTGGAAGCAGACATAGCTGCGTATTTGCCCTGTACTACCTAAAGATTGTTGCGTAGCAAGCGCCCAGGGGTGTGGGATATTATAGTGCAGAGTGTGGAGTGGCTCAACGGTTTTTAAAGCATCGAGCCCTTCACTCGCACGCGGGTTCTCTCTAAATAAATTGACCCTCGACAAGAGAAGCAAAAAAcgttgccatagcactcgcaatcGAAAAGGAATGTTCGCGAAACGCTCTATTACCAATGATTACAGATTCGCAAAAATCTTACAGAAACTCTTTAAAGGGCAACATTGCAGCAAAGCCTCTCCGGATATTGTTTGGGACAGAATGGGACCCCACAGTAAACTAAGTACGGAATATGACGTAGGCACCCGATCAATGGTGTTGATATTTCAGAAAATAAAGGGTATATTGTTAACACACCGCTGGTATTAAACTGCTTGCAATACGTATTTCATCATGTGCACATCTATATAAGGTATCGCTTTGTCTAATAAGTTGAATGCATCAAAACTTCGAGGCTAATATCTCTGTATAGTTGGACAAGAATAGTATAGATAACAAGCGCCATCGGAGACAAGTGGCAGATTACTGTAGAAAATCTGTAAAGCTGTATGGCACGAATGCAATTTGAAGGGCTCGTTTCTCCATTGATAGAAGTTTACTTAAGCGAAAGTCAATGAAGCGAAGGAAGATATGAAAGACGATTGTTCCACAGAGTGTTCCACACACACCATTAAAAACGCGCGCGGCTTTAAATACACTTTCAGGTTTGTATGCACAAATAGACACTACAAACTTGTACGAGCGGATGGTCACCGCCTTAGATCAAATTATCGAGCAACGATTGCGTTACTTTACGGTCGCAGGTTCAGTTACATTTAACGACAACTGGTCCTTACCGCGACCTTCGTTCCTCCCCATATTTCTCGTAGTTACTATAACACATCTATGTCACAATTGGAAAACTTTCAGGTCTCCTATATACTCCTCAGCTTAGTTATCAATTTGTCTTGATTATGGTTGtattaacaacaacaaaactGAAAAATAAGCCCTAAAATTCTTTGTTTTTTGCTCAATAAAAGCGAGGCCCATCACAGATGAGTTGATACGCACAACATCGTGCCACACGATTCAACGAAACCCCATTTCGTAATTTTTTTGAAGTAGATTGCTTTGTAAAGTTCACACATGGAATGCCTACAGAAACATTGGACAAAGTACTCACCTTTATAGCCAATGTATCGTTCAGTTCTCCCATTGTAAGAACTATCGACGAATTCGATATAATCCCGTACGTAAACAGCGGATGGCCGATGTATTGCGCAATGCTCCCGGTGACATTCGGTGGCTCACATAGCTAGAAGAGATACAAAATCAAATGCATCTTCACTACTATGACACCTACGCAGTAAACTTTTTTACATTCATAAGGGTTTAAAACAGCTGTTTCTCTGATTTACACCCTTTTCTAATTGTTTTAACACCTTGTTTTCTGCTTGTACACCCTAAAAGAAGGATGTAAGTGGAAAAAGGGTGTTAGGCTATACGAGAGGGTGTTAGTGGGAGAGCTCAAGGATGTACAAGTATATTTGGAATAATAATTGTTCAGGTTAACGTCCGAAATTCgtcacatgattatgaaagacaccgtactgaagggctctggaaatttagaccacctggggtttttcaagaTGCACCTAAGTTTAACTACACAGGTCTGGAAtaatttcgcctccaccaaaaatgcgggCGCCCTGAATGGCTGGTATTCGATCCTGTGATTTCTGGGTCAACAGTCGAGCACTAAAAGTACCAGACCACCGGAGCGGGTGGTACACGTGCAAGAATCAAGCTGCATTCATGCTAGCATATTAAAATCTCACGCATAGCGTAACGTGCCTTTTGTACTACCTTTTCTAAGAATACAATGCCATAGGGGTCAGAAACCTCCAAGAAATTGTATGAAAACTTTAATAATGAAACAATTTTGAGGTACCATCAGTTGAAGTTTATTTTCAAACGATTCATGCACGCTATaaaccccgtattcagaaacgcttcttgcattgaacttgacttgccaccccCTCAAATGGAGCCCAAACGTGCTTCAAACACGCTGCACTGAAGACCGTGGCAAGTCAAATACAAGCAATTCAACGTTTGTGAATAAATGGTTAAGTGGTCCTCAGAATGTTAAGCAGTAGAGCCGCTGAAATTATTTCCCACCGATTTCCTTACAACACCTCGGCCGGAGCTAATCACCGAAGCCACGTTTGTAACCATCATGGTCGGCCTGTACATTTAAAAGTTCCAGTAGCTCTGTCACCACAAGCTCTCTTCATTTCCATATTCTTCGCGTACTTACTTCCCCACACGTGCGCCCTGCTGATAATAGATTGGCTTGGTAGTATACCATGCTATATAAGTCAGGACAAGCtatactaacccccgtattcacaagtGCTCCTTGACTCAAATTTCATCCTGCGGTTGACTGTATTGAGCACTGGGCCACTGCTATATagactgaaaatgacgctgcactTCTGAGATTCACTGCAGATTGACGATAATATTTAGTGATTTCTTCTGCCGAGAAACGGCGCTTTCATGTACTTTCTCAAGTCAAGATGAAGAGTTGAGTGAAGGGATGGTCTAGCATATGGGGGTAAGATAAATAAGTCACGTTATGTTAATACTAAGGTAATTAGGCCATACCTCACTGAGTCCAATTGGAGAAAGCCACGTAAAGCTAATACCAAGGTACTTAGGGCCATAAAGCATAGGTGTTTAACAGTGTAGAAATTAGAGCCAAAATATTTTGAACCTCGCTCGCAAATATCAAGCTAACTTTAGCTGTATTGCAATAAAACATTGGTAAGTAAACCTTAAAAAATAATTCTGTGTGAATCAGAACAGTCCCACTTAAGATAAATCTAAGCGATGTTGTGTTGAGGCTGCGGTAATTACACCGTCATAGTAGACGGCGTGATTAAGTAATTACGCCACCACTGCAGCGGCCGTGTCGCTGCGACGCGGACCATGTGACGTTCATTTGCAGAAGAAATAGTGCAGCACCCAGGCTGGCGTTGTTGCGCTGTTGATGTGTTTGATAAGCGGAGGTACTGAACAGTTTGCGCGTGGTGTTCTTCACTCAAACAACTGCAAATGCCGCTCATGCAAACGGGACACCATGTGCGCATTCGTAGCCGCTTTACGCAAACCTTCTTTCTCGCTCTCCACTTTCTTGTCAAGACAACGTGAGATAAACTCAGAGAAAACTAAGGCGATCTCGGATAGCACCCTCGTTTTGATAGACTAGATGCATTTAGATAGTATGTGAGGAATAATTGATCGGTTACCAGTTCGCAATATAATCACATGCTCCGTGACATCAGCAGGAAGGAGCATTTAAAACTCACCATCACGGATACTAGCGGCGACGGGTAACACTCCCAGGTTCAAATGGGCCTATTTAGCCCATAGAGTGGACGAGGAGACGGCCCTGCAGTTGCTCAGTTGGTAAAGTACCGAAGGTGTTATATCAAGGTCACTGGTTCTGTACCTGgcagtggcgagttcttttctcGCTCCATTACTTTGTTCACATATACATTATATTAACTGCAAATGTGATTCCCAATACTTTCACTTCTTTTATTCTCTTCAAGTTATGAATATGCTTCGTCGAACAAAGAAAATACAACACCTAAAATTCTCTTTCTCTGAGTTGAGTTCAGATGTAAACGTACTgtaaaaatgaaacacaattgaATTGGAAAGACCCTTACCGCTTCTCGTTGTCTTTTCATGGACACGCAGGGCTGGTAAAGGCTTCTGGGGAGGGAAATTACGTGATCCTTCATGACATACTGAAGCGCGGACATTTCGAAGGAGAGTCCGGTAATTGTCGATGGTATCTTGTATGTGTTTCCCTGTGACACCGCGTACCAAGCATAGCCCTGAAAAGAGCTGCGAAATTGTACTAAAAAAACGATTGCGAATAAATGCGGCGGGAACACCACCGTATCAAAAATTTTATACTCGTACACTTGTACTGGACATTCCCAGCTAAACATGCTTCGCCTtaagtttctttttcttcttcttaatgGCAGCATGAAGATCAATGCAAACAACTATTACTACACTCGGATACAACTAGTTCCCGAACTAAACATACCAAGCACTTAGCTGAATACAGGTTTCACAACGACATTtcccggccccgccgcggtggtctagtggcta
This region includes:
- the LOC142768658 gene encoding uncharacterized protein LOC142768658 — encoded protein: MRHYGLLTVLSFQKNFRETVWSTKDVLERMKEIQRDETSKIVVAIGSYDFGGTYRNNMRHVFRDVVNDLSANIVVLISSAGWISPQGACIAAPPNPVSTANQRYFDLGYAWYAVSQGNTYKIPSTITGLSFEMSALQYVMKDHVISLPRSLYQPCVSMKRQREALCEPPNVTGSIAQYIGHPLFTYGIISNSSIVLTMGELNDTLAIKLVYATHTFGELRARTAWLLYNVHNVGIGNQCGDHPFEVIRQFCYSLKGNSHETCQD